A genomic segment from Nodularia sphaerocarpa UHCC 0038 encodes:
- a CDS encoding glycosyltransferase has product MKIIHLPFCFHPDPMGGTEVYVEALARELTNQGITNIIAAPANTNQSYIHNKLQIRRFAISPQVKHLKEIYGEGDQLGAIEFSKIIDEEQPDLIHLHAFTRGVSLSIVRLAKYRGIPVIFTYHTPTVSCQRGTLLQWGNQVCDGEIELSKCTACTLQGLKINKNIAQVITHLPPIVGKTLSQINLSGGIWTALQMGELVNCRFQAFQSLMLEVDHIIAVCNWVKNILIINQVPAEKITVIRQGLCQEVPQDVGKIYRNKGNNHPLRLVFFGRLDPTKGVEILIQAFMTNPQLNATLDIYGISQSTSTNDYQQKIHNLSQTDDRINLKIPVSAAKVVQTMKQYDLLAVPSQWLETGPMVVLEAFAAGVPVIGSNLGGIAELVEHNVNGVLVESSSINAWGKELQQLCDNRDKLDRLKYGISPPQMMAVVAEGMKLIYSNVLC; this is encoded by the coding sequence GAATTAACCAACCAAGGTATTACTAACATTATCGCTGCACCAGCAAACACTAACCAATCTTACATCCATAACAAATTACAAATTAGACGCTTTGCTATATCTCCACAGGTTAAACACTTAAAAGAAATCTATGGAGAAGGTGATCAACTCGGTGCGATTGAATTTAGTAAAATTATAGATGAAGAACAACCAGATTTAATTCATCTCCATGCTTTCACTCGTGGTGTATCTCTTTCCATAGTTAGATTGGCTAAATATAGGGGAATTCCTGTTATTTTTACTTATCATACTCCTACCGTTAGCTGTCAACGGGGAACATTATTACAGTGGGGTAATCAAGTCTGTGATGGTGAAATAGAATTATCTAAATGTACTGCTTGTACCCTACAAGGACTAAAAATTAATAAAAATATCGCCCAAGTTATTACTCATTTACCTCCTATAGTTGGTAAAACTCTATCACAAATTAATCTGAGTGGTGGTATTTGGACGGCTTTACAAATGGGGGAATTAGTTAATTGTCGTTTTCAAGCTTTTCAATCTCTGATGTTAGAAGTTGATCATATTATAGCTGTCTGTAATTGGGTAAAAAATATTTTAATTATTAACCAAGTTCCGGCGGAAAAAATTACAGTTATTCGTCAAGGTTTATGTCAAGAAGTTCCGCAAGATGTGGGGAAAATTTATCGTAACAAAGGAAATAACCACCCTTTACGGTTAGTATTTTTCGGTCGTCTCGATCCCACTAAGGGAGTTGAGATTTTGATTCAAGCGTTTATGACTAATCCCCAACTTAATGCAACTTTAGACATTTACGGAATTTCTCAGTCTACCTCTACTAATGATTATCAACAGAAAATTCACAATCTATCCCAAACTGATGACAGAATTAACTTGAAAATTCCTGTATCAGCCGCCAAAGTAGTCCAAACAATGAAACAATATGACTTACTTGCTGTTCCTTCTCAATGGTTAGAAACTGGACCTATGGTGGTGTTAGAAGCCTTTGCGGCGGGTGTTCCGGTAATTGGTTCTAATTTGGGAGGAATTGCTGAATTAGTGGAGCATAATGTTAATGGTGTACTTGTTGAGTCCAGTTCTATCAACGCCTGGGGTAAGGAATTGCAACAGCTTTGTGATAATAGGGATAAGCTAGATCGGCTAAAATATGGAATTAGTCCCCCACAGATGATGGCGGTAGTAGCTGAGGGGATGAAGTTAATTTATAGTAATGTACTCTGTTAA
- a CDS encoding class I SAM-dependent methyltransferase has translation MFQFDKNSEEEIQRRYYAETAYNYDQLHVYEKDTHYFALCFMVGAMEFLNVKSILDVGAGTGRSIAYIKQRCSGITIKGIEPVKELREVGYAKGISSEDLIQGDGLQIPFDDKSFDIVCCFGVLHHIKTPRLVIQEMLRVSNKAIFISDSNNFGQGSFLSRTLKQGFNTIGLWPFVNFIKTKGKGYSISEGDGLAYSYSVFTDYNYIRRECKSVHLMNTSNIGGANLYKNSENIGILGIKS, from the coding sequence ATGTTTCAATTTGATAAAAACTCAGAAGAGGAAATCCAACGTCGTTATTATGCTGAGACAGCATATAACTATGATCAGCTTCACGTCTATGAAAAAGATACACATTACTTTGCATTATGTTTTATGGTAGGGGCAATGGAATTTTTAAATGTTAAATCAATTCTTGATGTTGGTGCAGGCACAGGTAGAAGTATTGCTTATATTAAACAACGTTGTTCTGGTATAACTATCAAAGGTATTGAACCAGTCAAAGAATTGCGTGAAGTGGGTTATGCTAAAGGTATATCTTCAGAAGATTTAATCCAGGGAGATGGTTTGCAAATACCATTCGATGATAAGTCATTTGATATTGTTTGTTGTTTTGGTGTACTTCATCATATTAAAACCCCTAGGCTAGTAATCCAAGAAATGCTACGAGTATCTAACAAAGCAATATTTATTTCTGATAGCAATAACTTCGGACAAGGATCTTTTTTATCCAGAACTTTAAAACAAGGTTTTAATACAATTGGTTTATGGCCTTTTGTGAACTTTATTAAGACTAAAGGTAAAGGCTATTCAATTTCTGAAGGAGATGGACTAGCTTATTCCTATTCTGTTTTTACAGACTATAATTATATTCGTCGAGAATGTAAAAGTGTCCATCTTATGAATACATCGAATATAGGGGGTGCTAATTTATATAAAAACTCTGAAAATATAGGTATTTTAGGGATTAAGTCCTAA
- a CDS encoding FkbM family methyltransferase has product MFVSSGLYEKLEFSKLHLLYARFNNPLFLKHQKEFLNISKSRLPSNGLIFDIGANVGNKSDIYLLLGCKVVAVEPDIKCNKILKRRFGNNKNFTLINKAISSKTGVETLYVNSEGSAFNTLSTKQREELEVDNKEISFSKQQEVNTVSIDDLITEYGIPHYIKIDVEGYEIQALNGLSTKIKLISFEANLPSFKIENIECISKLHDIENSVLFNYVTSDLSEFVLDEWQNYSCFLKILQTTDIKYMEIYCKTSDFK; this is encoded by the coding sequence ATGTTTGTTTCTAGCGGCTTATATGAAAAGCTAGAGTTTTCAAAACTCCATTTACTATATGCTCGATTCAATAATCCTCTTTTTTTAAAGCATCAAAAAGAATTTTTAAACATATCTAAGTCAAGATTACCTTCTAATGGGTTGATTTTTGATATTGGAGCTAATGTAGGAAATAAAAGTGATATTTACTTGTTGCTAGGTTGTAAAGTTGTTGCAGTAGAACCTGATATAAAATGCAATAAAATTTTAAAAAGACGATTTGGAAATAATAAAAACTTTACCTTGATTAATAAAGCTATAAGTAGTAAAACAGGGGTAGAGACCTTGTATGTGAACTCTGAAGGTTCAGCATTTAACACACTAAGTACAAAGCAAAGAGAAGAACTAGAAGTTGATAATAAAGAAATTAGTTTTTCAAAACAACAGGAAGTCAATACAGTAAGTATTGATGATTTAATCACCGAATATGGTATTCCCCACTATATCAAAATAGATGTTGAGGGTTATGAAATACAAGCTCTAAATGGTTTGTCTACAAAAATAAAACTTATTAGTTTTGAAGCAAATCTACCATCTTTCAAGATAGAAAACATAGAGTGTATATCTAAACTACATGACATAGAAAATAGTGTTTTATTTAATTACGTTACTAGCGATTTATCAGAGTTTGTATTAGATGAATGGCAAAACTATTCATGTTTTCTAAAAATCCTACAAACCACGGACATCAAGTACATGGAAATATATTGTAAAACATCTGATTTTAAATAA
- a CDS encoding glycosyltransferase, producing MTQSKDHKPGCQPRILYIQYTNPAGYPPLEHSSRIFAKEGWEVRFLGTGASGAAALKFPPHPHITVYQIPFCNPGWRQKLHYIKFCLWVLIWVLRWRPQWVYASDILICPVAYVLTFLPQVKVIYHEHDSPTTIPDSLFISWCLQARIKLAHRAKFCILPNQERADKLARQTGIDEQVLCVWNCPSKEEVCDASLLDQKDELWLWYHGSIVPPQLPPTVIKALASLPENVKLRIAGYETIGHQGYVQELQTLANTIGIGDRIEYVGALSKRSELLEWCSKCDLGLSLFIKPTREPMTGASNKPFDYLACGLPLVVSDLPDWKQMYVEPGYGLACNPEDANSIADVLRWYLEHPREMKDMGEQGRQRILHEWNYETHFSAVLKKLSGIN from the coding sequence ATGACTCAATCAAAAGATCATAAGCCAGGTTGTCAGCCGCGCATTTTATATATTCAATACACCAACCCCGCCGGCTATCCTCCTTTAGAGCATAGTTCTCGGATTTTCGCAAAAGAAGGTTGGGAAGTGCGGTTTTTAGGTACGGGAGCATCAGGAGCCGCAGCGTTAAAATTTCCGCCCCATCCTCATATCACTGTATATCAAATACCTTTTTGCAATCCTGGCTGGCGGCAAAAGTTACATTACATCAAGTTTTGTCTTTGGGTGTTAATATGGGTGCTACGTTGGAGACCTCAATGGGTATATGCTTCAGATATATTAATTTGTCCCGTTGCTTATGTGTTGACTTTTTTACCCCAAGTTAAGGTGATTTATCATGAGCATGATTCACCAACCACAATCCCTGACAGTTTATTTATCAGTTGGTGTTTACAAGCACGAATAAAATTAGCCCATCGAGCCAAGTTCTGTATTTTACCAAATCAGGAAAGAGCGGATAAACTTGCACGACAAACAGGAATTGATGAGCAAGTTCTTTGTGTTTGGAATTGTCCTAGCAAAGAGGAAGTATGTGATGCTAGTTTATTAGACCAAAAAGATGAATTATGGCTTTGGTATCATGGCTCAATAGTGCCTCCTCAACTTCCTCCTACAGTCATTAAAGCTTTGGCAAGTTTGCCCGAAAATGTCAAGCTGAGAATAGCTGGATATGAAACTATCGGACATCAGGGTTATGTACAAGAACTACAAACATTAGCGAATACAATAGGTATAGGCGATCGCATTGAATATGTGGGAGCATTATCTAAACGCTCAGAACTACTTGAGTGGTGCAGTAAGTGTGATCTTGGCCTCTCATTATTTATTAAACCTACTAGAGAACCGATGACAGGTGCTTCCAACAAGCCCTTTGACTACCTAGCCTGTGGTTTACCCTTGGTGGTGTCAGATTTACCAGACTGGAAACAGATGTATGTTGAACCCGGTTATGGGTTAGCCTGTAATCCTGAAGATGCTAATAGTATTGCTGATGTTTTACGCTGGTATTTGGAACATCCCAGGGAAATGAAGGATATGGGGGAACAGGGGAGACAAAGGATTTTACATGAGTGGAATTATGAAACGCATTTTAGTGCTGTATTGAAAAAATTATCAGGAATTAACTAA
- a CDS encoding class I SAM-dependent methyltransferase — MQSIYHRDLSMGLEGKYFEVVERLQPKSTILEIGCNTGYFSLVLMKCGHEVLGIELDKDAAQIASSNGVNVICGNIEENLMIKSINQKFDVILMMDVVEHCLHPMNVLNSLQQLIKPNGKIMITGPNVAYWSVRKDLLLGRWNYTDSGILDKTHLHFYTLSTWQSLIEDSGYKINVIKAAEGMIPFQTKLLKAGIPNRLIKFLLNLAMRNMPNIFTIVFFIEAIPE, encoded by the coding sequence ATGCAATCAATATATCATCGGGATTTATCTATGGGCTTAGAGGGTAAATACTTTGAAGTTGTCGAAAGGCTTCAGCCCAAAAGCACTATTTTAGAAATTGGATGTAATACTGGATATTTTAGCCTTGTACTAATGAAATGTGGTCATGAAGTGCTGGGCATAGAACTAGATAAAGATGCGGCACAAATAGCAAGTTCTAATGGGGTCAATGTAATTTGCGGTAATATCGAAGAAAATTTGATGATCAAATCTATTAATCAAAAATTTGATGTCATTTTGATGATGGATGTTGTTGAACATTGCTTACATCCAATGAATGTCCTAAACAGCTTACAACAACTGATTAAACCCAATGGTAAAATTATGATTACAGGACCAAATGTAGCTTATTGGTCTGTACGTAAAGACCTCTTGCTTGGTCGATGGAATTATACTGATAGTGGAATTTTGGATAAAACTCACTTACATTTTTATACCTTATCAACTTGGCAATCTCTAATAGAAGATTCTGGTTATAAAATTAATGTTATTAAAGCTGCTGAAGGTATGATTCCTTTTCAGACAAAATTATTAAAAGCTGGGATTCCTAATCGTCTAATCAAATTCCTGCTGAATTTAGCAATGAGAAATATGCCAAATATTTTTACGATTGTTTTTTTTATAGAAGCTATTCCTGAATAA
- a CDS encoding glycosyltransferase family 2 protein, with protein sequence MVTDITVIIPIYNGDYCLKEAITSVIEQTYPNWKMLLVDDCSTDKSKLVIEEYLNLDTRIDSMYHSTNCGLYGSLVKAIDYVESEWIVILMQDDHLKPSYLEEMTNLVSKYSSQSKAFWATEDVIDEKGNLLRQGLDTARCEMINHGVSSWISILSRGCIWIISGSFTSRSLLLENPFRTDLPHCGDYEWLLRVIKKYNFVYYERPLSEIRIHAKAASATNLKIGRDIQEQYAILKQNLLDYREDIAFTTVISICFQRGKLITRRVLGQLVRGEFTFSILFFRYTILYLCLPFRFIKNKTY encoded by the coding sequence ATGGTTACAGATATTACGGTAATAATACCAATTTATAATGGAGATTATTGCTTAAAAGAAGCAATTACAAGTGTTATTGAACAAACATATCCTAACTGGAAAATGTTATTAGTAGATGATTGCAGTACAGATAAGTCAAAACTTGTTATAGAGGAGTATCTAAATCTAGATACGAGAATTGATAGTATGTATCATTCTACTAACTGCGGTTTATACGGTAGTTTAGTTAAAGCTATAGATTATGTAGAGTCCGAATGGATAGTTATACTCATGCAAGATGATCATCTGAAGCCTTCATATTTAGAAGAAATGACTAACTTAGTTAGTAAATACTCTTCGCAATCGAAAGCTTTTTGGGCTACAGAAGATGTAATAGATGAGAAGGGAAATCTTTTAAGACAAGGTTTGGATACTGCTCGATGTGAAATGATTAATCATGGAGTAAGTTCATGGATTTCTATTTTATCTAGGGGATGTATATGGATCATTAGTGGCTCATTCACTTCACGAAGTCTGTTGTTGGAAAACCCATTTAGAACTGATTTACCTCATTGTGGTGATTATGAATGGCTACTGAGAGTGATTAAAAAATATAACTTTGTATACTATGAACGTCCGTTAAGTGAAATTCGCATTCATGCAAAAGCAGCCAGCGCAACAAATCTTAAAATAGGCCGAGATATTCAAGAACAATATGCAATTTTGAAACAAAATCTATTAGATTATCGAGAAGATATTGCTTTTACAACAGTAATATCAATTTGCTTTCAACGTGGAAAGCTAATTACTCGCAGAGTTCTAGGTCAATTGGTCAGAGGGGAATTTACGTTTTCAATCTTGTTTTTTCGTTATACAATACTATATTTATGCTTACCTTTTAGGTTTATAAAAAATAAAACTTATTAA
- a CDS encoding glycosyltransferase family 4 protein: protein MLAVIETHPIQYRAPVYRNLSREFNIPITVIYGSDFSVVGYQDKEFGAKFAWDTDLLSGYSSKFLSHVKTGGAQSFEEVSAQGLAATLKEIQPKALLITGYNHRLYQGAFYQGWKLQIPILFRGETTDYAIKRNKIKCLVRDRTLSLLYNSCSKLLYIGQNSENHFQHLGFSEPKLVFSPYCVDTQPFKLEIADRKLLRNTTREQLNITDTQKVLLFSGKLSYRKGVDLILPAIEKLPQEIQKQLVVLFLGNGELKSQLEKQAQVLPDTKVHFLGFQNQTQLSDYYHAADILVLPSRYSETWGLVVNEALHHGLPCIVSQAVGSAPDLVKPGVTGNIFAPDSVESLAKTIQDSLCLCNNFEVQEQCKLQISDYSVAKAAAGIAKAYNLVS from the coding sequence ATGCTGGCTGTTATAGAAACACATCCGATTCAGTATCGCGCCCCTGTTTACCGAAATTTAAGCAGAGAATTTAACATTCCCATTACTGTAATTTATGGTTCTGATTTTAGTGTAGTGGGTTATCAGGATAAAGAATTTGGAGCCAAATTTGCATGGGATACAGATTTACTCTCAGGATATTCGTCAAAGTTTTTATCCCATGTCAAAACTGGAGGAGCGCAGTCTTTTGAAGAGGTTTCTGCTCAAGGACTAGCAGCAACTCTAAAGGAAATACAGCCAAAAGCTTTGTTAATTACAGGTTATAATCACCGTTTATACCAAGGGGCGTTTTATCAAGGATGGAAATTGCAGATTCCTATTTTATTTCGGGGAGAAACAACAGATTATGCCATAAAACGAAATAAAATTAAATGTTTGGTGCGCGATCGCACCTTATCTTTACTTTATAATAGTTGCTCTAAATTACTATATATTGGTCAAAATTCTGAAAACCATTTTCAGCATTTAGGATTTTCAGAACCTAAACTTGTTTTCTCTCCTTATTGCGTTGATACTCAGCCATTTAAACTAGAAATAGCTGATCGCAAATTATTAAGAAATACTACTCGTGAGCAATTAAATATAACAGACACACAAAAAGTATTACTGTTTTCAGGTAAACTCAGTTATAGAAAAGGTGTAGATTTAATTTTACCAGCAATCGAGAAGTTACCCCAAGAAATTCAAAAACAGCTTGTGGTGTTATTTTTAGGTAATGGAGAATTAAAATCACAACTAGAAAAACAAGCGCAAGTTTTACCTGATACCAAAGTACATTTTCTAGGTTTTCAGAATCAAACTCAATTGAGTGATTATTATCATGCAGCAGACATATTAGTATTACCTAGTCGCTACTCAGAAACTTGGGGATTAGTAGTGAATGAAGCATTACATCATGGACTACCTTGTATTGTCTCTCAAGCTGTGGGAAGTGCGCCCGATTTAGTTAAACCTGGTGTAACTGGTAATATTTTTGCGCCAGATTCTGTGGAGAGTTTGGCTAAAACTATCCAAGATAGCTTGTGTTTGTGCAATAACTTTGAAGTTCAGGAGCAGTGTAAACTACAAATTAGTGATTATTCTGTGGCAAAAGCTGCCGCAGGAATAGCAAAAGCTTATAATTTAGTTTCCTAA
- a CDS encoding CgeB family protein, producing MKLLIVGLSGTTHLGGAFLKVAKNLSLDAQFINVNLAYEAPKLLKTFNWHLRGRYPSNLTAFSQEIVKDCRISPPKWLLTTGIAPINYVALQQIGEMGIQRLNFLTDDPWNSAHYAPWFFKALPHYDIVFSPRRANIEDLLNAGCSRVEYLPFGYDDDLFYPEDLPSLKPDATVPDVIFAGGADGDRLPYMNALIQSGINLALYGSYWQKYPETKAYTQGQADISTMRAAISRAKISLCLVRRANRDGNCMRTFEVPAIGSCMLTEDTAEHREIFGQEGEAVVYFNTIPEMLEKTRWLLNHDQERQRLAQNAHLLITQGKNTYGDRLKTMLSTISQF from the coding sequence TTGAAATTACTTATTGTTGGTTTATCAGGTACTACTCATCTGGGTGGGGCTTTTTTGAAAGTTGCCAAAAATCTGAGTTTAGATGCTCAATTTATCAATGTTAATTTAGCTTACGAAGCGCCTAAATTACTAAAAACATTCAATTGGCATCTGAGAGGTAGATATCCATCTAATTTAACAGCATTCAGCCAAGAAATCGTCAAAGATTGTCGTATTTCCCCACCTAAATGGCTATTAACAACAGGAATAGCGCCCATTAACTATGTAGCCCTACAGCAAATTGGTGAAATGGGTATTCAAAGGTTAAATTTCCTTACTGATGATCCTTGGAATTCTGCTCACTACGCACCTTGGTTTTTTAAAGCATTACCCCATTACGACATTGTTTTTTCTCCCCGTCGTGCTAATATTGAAGATTTACTCAATGCAGGATGTTCTAGAGTAGAATATCTACCCTTTGGTTACGATGATGATTTATTCTATCCCGAAGACCTACCCTCACTCAAGCCGGATGCAACTGTTCCAGATGTGATCTTTGCCGGGGGAGCAGATGGCGATCGCCTTCCCTACATGAATGCTTTAATACAATCAGGCATCAATTTAGCTTTATATGGCAGTTATTGGCAAAAATACCCGGAAACTAAAGCCTATACCCAAGGTCAAGCAGATATTTCCACTATGAGAGCAGCCATTAGTCGGGCGAAAATCTCTCTATGTTTAGTTAGAAGAGCTAATCGTGATGGTAACTGTATGCGAACCTTTGAAGTCCCGGCCATTGGTTCATGTATGTTAACTGAAGATACAGCAGAGCATCGAGAAATTTTTGGTCAAGAAGGTGAAGCTGTGGTTTATTTTAATACTATCCCAGAGATGCTGGAAAAAACCCGTTGGCTGTTAAATCATGACCAAGAACGCCAACGTTTAGCACAAAATGCCCATTTACTGATTACTCAAGGGAAGAATACTTATGGCGATCGCCTAAAAACCATGTTATCTACCATTAGTCAATTTTAA
- a CDS encoding glycosyltransferase family 4 protein, with protein sequence MKPLKIAVIVHGRFYAFDLVRELIKQGHDVTLFTNYPKYIVEKFGIPRSYVCSFLLHGILSRIFHRLTQLLPSPSLEPLLSSLFSKWVAKQISKENYDVIHCFSGIAEELFKSLSSTSQTVKTLVRGSSHIRVQKQLLEAEEIRANSLVKTPLKIDQPSDWIIEREEREYQLADIVIVLSTFAQTSFIQQGIEANKLSILPLGAQLSFFRPDAKVIADRCQRILSGQPLKVLMIGTFSLRKGAIDFIEIAKNAGAGFQFQFVGSITNEADFLYQTHQQYIDFIPRKPEAELPQFYAEADIFIFTTIEDGYAVVLSQAQAAGLPIIATTNCSAPDIIVDNETGWVLPIRSPDAFVEKLKWCNEHRPELEKMVKRVYEDFQPRDWSDVAEDFTIMVRDYLDQGYKQFHGKSL encoded by the coding sequence ATGAAACCATTAAAAATCGCCGTTATTGTCCACGGTCGCTTTTATGCCTTTGACTTAGTAAGAGAATTAATCAAACAAGGACATGATGTAACTTTGTTTACCAACTATCCTAAATACATTGTGGAGAAATTTGGTATTCCTCGAAGTTACGTTTGTAGCTTCTTATTACATGGTATTCTCAGCCGCATCTTTCATAGACTCACTCAATTATTACCTAGCCCTAGTTTAGAACCCTTACTTTCTTCCTTATTTTCAAAATGGGTAGCGAAACAAATATCAAAAGAAAATTATGATGTTATTCATTGCTTTAGTGGTATAGCTGAAGAATTATTTAAATCATTATCATCTACAAGTCAAACTGTAAAGACTTTAGTCAGAGGTTCCTCTCACATTAGAGTGCAAAAGCAACTGTTAGAAGCAGAAGAAATTCGTGCAAATTCACTGGTAAAGACACCTCTAAAAATAGATCAACCCAGTGATTGGATAATTGAAAGAGAAGAAAGAGAATATCAACTAGCGGATATAGTCATTGTGCTTTCTACCTTTGCTCAAACATCTTTTATTCAGCAAGGTATTGAAGCTAACAAATTAAGCATTCTTCCCCTGGGCGCTCAGTTGAGTTTTTTTCGTCCAGATGCAAAAGTCATTGCAGATCGCTGTCAAAGGATTTTATCTGGACAACCCTTAAAGGTATTAATGATTGGTACTTTTTCCTTACGCAAAGGTGCAATTGATTTTATTGAAATTGCTAAAAATGCTGGTGCTGGTTTCCAATTTCAATTTGTTGGATCAATCACAAATGAAGCAGATTTTTTATATCAAACTCATCAGCAATATATTGACTTTATTCCTCGAAAACCTGAAGCCGAATTACCTCAATTTTATGCCGAGGCAGATATATTTATATTCACCACCATTGAAGATGGTTACGCTGTAGTGCTATCCCAAGCACAGGCCGCAGGCTTACCAATTATCGCTACAACCAATTGTTCAGCGCCAGATATCATCGTAGACAATGAAACCGGTTGGGTATTACCCATTCGCAGTCCTGATGCTTTTGTGGAAAAGCTGAAATGGTGTAACGAGCATCGTCCAGAACTAGAAAAAATGGTAAAGAGAGTATACGAAGACTTTCAACCACGAGATTGGAGTGATGTTGCTGAAGATTTCACTATAATGGTCAGAGATTATTTAGACCAAGGATACAAGCAATTTCATGGAAAATCGCTCTGA
- a CDS encoding glycosyltransferase family 2 protein, whose amino-acid sequence MMINWNGSQDTLECLYSLENINYPRNQISIWIADNGSTDDSLDYLVPQVTKMQESEWQSVNLLKLDRNYGSPGAFNRIYSNIPEETDILIRLDNDVILEPQSILQVCETFNQDPDIAILGVQSFLAGDTYIKCSGAWYINWLLNNQYATYPEQMVECDSIVGNFMAIRNSTAQKLKYLFDEKLFITFDDCELCIRVKKYFNKKVVFAPYIICYHKTNSSTSKVKDFVNYCCYRNSILVFKQYAPKDIRFLIGVIIICARLIKAILLRDKIKIKGYLDGIFSRFITQNEYQK is encoded by the coding sequence ATGATGATTAACTGGAATGGTAGCCAAGACACTCTCGAATGTCTGTATTCCCTAGAAAACATTAACTATCCTCGTAATCAAATATCCATTTGGATTGCTGATAATGGTTCAACTGATGACTCCTTAGATTATCTTGTTCCACAAGTTACTAAAATGCAAGAGTCAGAGTGGCAAAGCGTTAACTTGCTCAAACTAGATAGAAATTATGGTTCTCCTGGAGCGTTTAACCGAATTTATAGTAATATTCCTGAAGAAACCGATATTTTAATTAGGTTAGACAATGATGTTATATTAGAGCCTCAATCTATTTTACAAGTATGTGAAACATTTAATCAAGATCCTGATATAGCAATATTAGGAGTACAATCATTTCTTGCTGGTGATACTTATATTAAATGTAGTGGAGCTTGGTATATTAATTGGCTATTAAATAACCAATATGCAACTTATCCTGAACAAATGGTGGAATGTGATTCTATTGTTGGTAATTTCATGGCAATTCGCAATAGCACAGCACAAAAACTCAAATATTTATTTGATGAAAAACTATTCATAACATTTGATGACTGTGAACTTTGTATACGAGTCAAAAAATATTTCAACAAAAAAGTAGTTTTTGCGCCTTATATTATCTGCTATCATAAAACTAACTCTTCAACCTCTAAGGTAAAAGATTTTGTAAATTACTGCTGCTACAGAAATTCTATTTTAGTCTTTAAACAGTACGCACCGAAAGATATTCGCTTTTTGATAGGAGTAATAATTATTTGTGCGCGGTTAATAAAAGCAATACTATTGCGAGATAAAATAAAAATTAAGGGCTATTTAGATGGAATATTTTCACGGTTTATTACACAAAATGAATATCAAAAATAA